In Streptomyces erythrochromogenes, the DNA window TTGCCCGGGGCGATCAGTTTGCCGCGGCGGCGCCCGCTGCCGACGAGCACGTACGGCATGTCGGCGACCACCGGATCGATCAGGAGCGGCCAGCCGTCCGGCATGCCCAGCGGGGTGATCCCGCCGTACTCCATTCCCGTCAGCTCCACCGCCGTGTCCATCGGCGCGAAGGACACCTTGCGTGCGTCCAGGTGGCGCCGGACGGCGCCGTTGACGTCGACCCGGCCGGCGGAGGGTACGAGGCAGGCCGCGAGGGTGGTCGCACCGCCGCGTTTGGCGGCGACCACCACGCAGTTCGCCGACTGACCGAGGAGGTCCTGCCCGTAGTGCGCGACGAAGGCGCCGGTGTCCGCGATGGCGGGGTCGGTGTCCACGTAGAGGATCTGGTCGGCGGGGAGGTCGCCGGCCCAGCCCGCGACCGCGTCGGCCACGGGCGGCACGAGTTCCGCGAGGCAGTCGGGAGCCGGCACGGCGTGGTCGAAGGGCCCTATCGGAGCGCGCATGTGCGCACGGTAACACCGTCCGCCTGCACGGAGAGGGAGCGCGGGGCGACCGGCGGCGGCGCGGGCAGCCGCAGGGGGCGGCTGCCCGGGGTGATCGACCCCAGGACGCGGGGACCCGCGGCGCCGGTGCAGCCGGGAGCGTTGCCCGGGAGGCCGTGCAGGGTGAGGTACCCCAGCACGGCGAACGCGTACGCCTCCTTCGCTGCGGCCGGCAGCCCGAGCTCCTCCGAGGTGCGCAGCGGCGTGCCGGCCAGCTCGGCACGGAGCATCGCCGTGAGCGTCGGGTTGCGCACCCCGCCTCCCGAGGCGAAAACCTCGGTTGCTCCCAGGGGCCGCAGCGCATCGGCGACGGTCCGGGCGGTGAGGCGCGTGAGCGTGGCGACCAGGTCCTGGGGCAGGATCTGCCCGAACTCCGCGAGCCGGGACCGGAGATACCCCGCGTGGAAGAGTTCTTTGCCGGTCGTCCGCGGCGCGGGCAACCGGTAGTACGGCTCGGTGAGCATTCGCCGCAGCAGCCCCTCGTGCACGCGTCCGGAGGCCGCGAGCGCGCCGTCCTCGTCGTACGCGAGGCGCCCGCCGCTGAGTTGGCGTACCGCGGCGTCGATCAGCGCGTTGCCCGGGCCGGTGTCGAAGGCCACGGGGTCCGCGTGCCGGGGCACGACGGTGACGTTGGCGATCCCCCCGATGTTCAGGGCGGCCGGTACGCCGGGGCGGCCGCGCAGCAGCATCAGGTCGATCAGGGCGACCAGTGGCGCGCCCTGCCCGCCGGCCGCGACGTCGCGGGGCCGGAAGCCGGAGACGACCGGGCGGCCGGTGGCCTCGGCGATCCAGGCGGGTTCGCCGAGCTGGAGGGTGCCGTGGACCTGTCCGTCCGCCGCCCAGTGGTACACGGTCTGACCGTGTGAGGCGATCAACTCGGCTCGCCCCTCGCACAGTTCGCGGTCGGCCCGGTCGGCGAGCCGCCCGAAGGCCTGCCCGATGCGGGTGTCGAGCCGGCACACGTCGGCGAGCGTGGTGCGGGCGGGCGGCAGGGCATCGGCCAGCTCGGTCCGCAGGCGGGCCGGGTACGGCTCGCTGACCATGCCCAGCGGGGTGAGGTGCAGTGCGCCGTCCTCCCCGGGCCGGTGTACGAGGTCGCAGGCGGCGGCGTCCACGGCGTCGTACGAGGTCCCGGACATCAGGCCGATCACCCTCATCGCAGCGGCTCCCGGTGGTCGTTGCCGCGCAGGGTCAGCAGCGCCGGCACGCTGAGGGCGCAGGCCGCGGCGGCGTAGTGGGCGGGGACGGCGGTGTTTCCGGTCCGGGCGGTGAGTGCGGTGACGAAGAGCCCCGCGCAGCCGGAGAAGACGGCGTTGGCGAGGGTGTAGGAGAGCCCGAGTCCGGTGCAGCGGACGCGTCTTGGGAACATCTCGGCGAGCATGGCCGGTCCCGGTCCGGCGAGCAGTCCGACCAGCGCGCCCGCCGTCAGCACTGCCGCGATCCGCGCCTGCGTGGGCGTACCCGGCGACTGGAGCAAGTACAGGAGGGGGACGGCGAGTACGGCGATCCCGAGCGCACCCCAGAGCATGACGGGGCGCCGCCCGATGCGGTCGCTGAGCAGTCCCGCGGGCAGGATCGACGCGGCGAACCCGAGGTTGACCAGGGTCGTGGCCAGCAGGGCGTCCCGGAACGACGCCCCCAGCGCGGACTGGAGGTGCGACGGCAGCACGACGAGGAAGGCGTATCCGGCCGCAGACCAGCCCATGATCCGCCCGATGCCGAGGACGACGGCACGGGCCTGCTCCCGTACGCCGGTTGTCCCGGCCGGGTCCGTCGTGCTGGTCGCGGCCGCGGGCCCGGCCGGGGGCGCGCCCGGTGGTTCCTCCAGAGCCGTACGCAGCCACAGCGCGACCACTCCGAGGGGCAGGGCCAGCAGGAACGGGATGCGCCACCCCCAGGCGTACAGGGCCGCGGCGGGCAGGACCGTCGCCAGGGCCGCGGCCGTGGCGGCTCCGGTGAGCAGCCCCAGGGCGACGGTGAAGGACTGCCATGCGCCGTAGAGGCCGCGGCGGCCGGGCGGTGCGTACTCGGCCATCAGGGACACCGCGCCGCCGAACTCGCCGCCCGCGGACAGTCCTTGGAGTGCGCGCAGCAACGTCAGCAGCCAGGGGGCCGCGGCGCCGATGTCGGCCCGTGTGGGCAGGAGCCCGATCAGCGTGGTGGCGAGCGTCATGAGGCCGATGACGAGGACGAGGGTGGGGCGTCGGCCGAACCGGTCGCCGATGCGCCCGAACAGGAGGGCGCCGACGGGCCGGAAGAAGAAGGCGAGGGCGAACGCGGCGTAGGTGGCGACCAGTGCTTCGGCGCCGCCCTGAACTGCCGCACCCGTTCCCGCTTGAGGGGTGAAGAAGTTGGCCGCAATGACGGTGGCGAAGCAGCCGTAGACGCCGAACTCGTACCACTCGACGAGGTTGCCGGCCGAACCGGCGAGCAGGGCCCGGCGGGCCGCGGAGCGGGGCGGTGTCGCCGGGAGCAGGTCGGTCGTGGTCACCCGTGCTGCGTGCCCGTTCCGCGGCGGGCCGATGCCTGTCGGCATCCCGATTCAGCACATCGGCCGTGGTGCCGCCGTCACGTCGTCCAGTATGCAAATCATCCATGCCTATCATCTCGAATCGAACGCAAAATCGGGACAAATCACATCGTGTCCGATGCGGCCGGGGCAGGACGTCCGGGAAAACTGGTCCGCCGTCAGAGCCAAGACGACTGCCACCGAGAACAGGACCAGGCCACTGATCTGAATTCGTCGCCTGCCAACCGATTGCGGAGGTGTCACGATGTCCTGCTCCAGGACCGACTTCCGAAAGGCCCTCAAGGGCACTTCTCCGATCTGCTGTTGCCCGAGAGTGCGTGCCGTCTTCTTCATACTGCTCCTCGCGGCCGGCGCCCTGACCGGCCACACGGACCCGGCTCACGCGGCACCGTCGTACGGCGAGAAAGCCGTCGCGGTGGCCGCCTCCAAACAGGGCTCGCCGTATGCCTACGGCGCCACGGGCCCCAAACGCTTCGACTGTTCGGGGCTCACCCTCTACGCCTTCAAGAAGGCCGGCAAACGCCTCCCGCGCACGGCCGAGCAGCAGTACGAACACACACGTCACATCCCCAAGGCCGATCGCACGGCCGGTGACCTGGTCTTCTTCCCCCGAGGAGGGACCATGGGCCATGTCGGCATCTACGCCGGCGACGACAGGATCTGGCACGCTCCCCGCCCCGGCACGAGAGTGCGTCTGGAGCGGATCTGGAGCGAAGCGGTCCGCTACGGACGCGCCACCTGATCAGCAGCCGTCCGCGTCCACGCCCGCGCTCACCGCCGGACCAGTGGTGGCAGCCGTACGCGCGCGTGCACGTCGGCCGAACCCGGGTCACCGATCCCTTCTCGGTGGCACGCGTGACCCGGAAGCGGGCGACGGCACCGCGCGGCCGCCCGGTGCGGCCTAGTGCAGCCGCCAGGTGAGCTTCCCGCCGCCGACCCAGCGGACGGCGTCCGGATCGTCGAGGTCGTGGATGGTGATCCCCGCGTCCGCGGCAGCCAGGATCACGTCGGTCATGGATGTCGCCATGCGGACCATCTCCCCGTCGATCTCGACGATCCGGAAGGGTGGGTCGCCGGGCTGCACCCCCAGGACGGTGACTCGCGGCGAGGACATGTACGGGCTCATGCTCTCTGTCATGCGGAGATCGTTCCATGCCGAACCCCGGGTCCGCTCGATTGGCAGCGCGTCGGACGCCCGCAATGACACACCCGCGGGCGTTGTCAGTGCGCTCGTGCAAGATCGACACAGGACTCACGCTCCCGCCGCCGCCCGGTGGATCGGCCTGCTCAGGCCGGGCCTGCGGCTGGCGCACGCCGGTGACGGGTCGGCTCGGCGGGCTGCCGGACCTGCCCCTCGACATGCCGTGGCCGGAAGGGGAGGTGGAACGGCCCGCCCTGCCACATCGCGTCCGGCCTCGCCCTGCCCGCCTCCGGCACCCTCCTCTTCTTCCTCTTCGACGGGCGCCTCGACGACGAGGACTGCATGGTCCACCCGAGTGACCCCGAGACCCGGCCGGGCTCCCGGGTCCCGCACGTGCCCGCCGGCACCCGGCCCCCGCCGAACTCTCGGCTGAGCGTGCCCACGTCCGACGCCCCGGACTCCGCGCAGCCTTCGGCGAGGCCGACCTGGCGGCGGGCCGCTTCGAGGAGGCCATGTTCACCTGGCAGTGCTGCTGACTCCCGCCGGGGGGAGGAGATCTGAGTACGTGTACTGAGTACGTGCACTCTGACGCGGCCGGCGGGACGCCGCCACGATGGTGATCACCAAGGCCCCAACGTCCCACCCGGGCATCACGAGGAGTCCCATGCGTTCTGGACCGGTGCGCACCTTCGCCGGCATCACCTTCGGCAACTGGCTGTCGAGGGCGTACCTCGGCTCGGCCGCGTTCCTGCTGCTGATAGGCGCCGGGGACGGCGGCAACCAGGTGGCCGGGCTGTTCGCCCTGATGCTGGCCGTCCCCACCGGGGCCCTGCTGCTGTCGGTGGTCAACTCGCTGGGAGCCTGGGCACAGACCGACGCGAGCATCTGGGGCATCCTGGCGTTCTCCTACGTCTTCCAGGCCTGGCTGCTGGGCCTGATCGTCCGTGCGGTCCGCCGGGGGCGGCGCGGCGCCGACCTCTGACCGCGCCGGCGCGGGCGGTATTCGCCGAGGTCAGGGCGTCTGCGGATGCGGCCCGGTCGATCATCGGCAACCCTGGCCGTGGGGGACGGACGCAAAGGAGACCGTCGTGTCGATGATGGACAAGCTCAAGCAGATGCTGCGCGGCCACGAGAGCCAGGCCGGACAGGGCATCGACAAGGCCGGCGACTACGTCGACGGCAGGACCCAGAACAAGTACAGCAGCCAGGTGGACACCGCCCAGGACAAGCTCAAGGATCAGCTGCGCCGCGACCAGGGAAACCCCCCGCCGCCCCAGGCCTGATTCCCCCACCGCACGGCTCCCGCCGCTTGGCTCCCGCCGCTTGGCTCCCGCCGGGGTGGCCGGTTTCGCGGGGCGGGATGGATGGGGTTGGGCGGTGCCGCTCGGCTCCCGCCGGGGTTGCGGGTTTCCGCGGGGCGGGATGGATGGGGTGGGGCGGTGCCGCTTGGCTCCCGCCGGGGTTGCGGGTTTCCGCGGGGCGGGATGGGTCGGGTGGGGCGGTGCCGCTTGGCTCCCGCCGGGGTTGCGGGTTTGCGTGGGGCGGGATGGATGGGGTGGGGCGGTGCCCCGCCGGAGTGTCTCCTCGGCTCGGCGCGTGCGGGGTGTCTCGGCGAGGCGGCCTGGGTCGCGCGCTCGTCCTGCGGGGACACTCCGCCGTGTCCCCACCCCACGCCATGACTCCGCCCGGACAAGACCACGCCTCCCGGAACCGGGCTCGTACGGCTGGAGCGGGGACGGGGAGGGGTGTCCCCGCAGGACGAGCGCGCAACCACCGGGTACAGCCGAGACATGCCCGCACGCGCCGAGCCGAGGAGACACCCCTCCGCGGCACCGCGACCCGCCCGCACGGGGAATGGACTCCGCCCGTACCGCAATGCCACGGACCGGCCACACCGCGCCCGGACCCGCCCGCCCCCCGCGAGGGGAACGGCACCGCGCCCGGATCCCGCCCGTACCGCGACGCCACGGACCGGCCACACCGCGCCCGGACCCGCCCGCCCCCCGCGAGGGGAACGGCACTGCGCCCGGATCCGCCCGGCCCCGGCCAGTTCTCGCGCAGCATGCCGCGTCGGGAGCACGTACGGGCGTGGTGACCACCCCATGGGCAGCCGATACGCCTCGCGCCGCCGAACTCACCGCGCACGCTCGGCCATGCCGTCGTCGTCACCCACTGCGCGTACGGGCAACCGACGGGCCATCCGGATCACGTCCACACCCACCGGGTGACGCTCCTCGCCGCACACGCCGCAGGGCTCGCGCACCTGTACCCCCGAGGCCGTCCACCTGGCCGCGCACCCGGAGTCGGGGGTCGCGGAACTCGGGCCGCTCCTGGCCCGGGTGGGCAAGACACTGCTCAGCGTGCCGGACACGCACAGCCGTGGCTCCCACCGCAGCGCGGCGGCGCGGCGGCGCGGGAGCGCTCGATGCCCCGCACCCTCCGGCCGCGGCGCACGGTCACGCGGTGGCCGTGAAGCGGTGGCTCGGTTCGCCGCGGAGCCTGCCGGGCGGCAGTCTGCGGCCGAAGGCGAGCAGGAGGAGGTCCTGGGCCGCGCCGTGGACGGGGGACCCGGAACCGTACGACCAGTCCAGGTCCTCGGCGCGCAGCTGCACGCCGCCGATGTCGACGCCGAAGAACCTCAGTCCGCCGGGCCGGATCCCGGCGAGCAGCACGCGCAGCCGGTCCTCGGGGACCCGCCGGTCGAGGCCGAGGGCGACCGTGATGTCCAGTCCGTGCACCACGTCGTGGCCGAGGGCGGCCGCGAGCCCGCCGACCGGTGGCGTCCACGGGTGGTGGGCGCCGTCCCGCAGGAACGCGGCGAGCTCGGCCGGCGCATGAGCGGCCGCGTCCCTGCGTGCGACCCGGTCGGTCATGCGGTGCAGGTTCCCGCGCGCCCGGGCCAGTTGGCCCATGGTCGCGGGCAGGGAGAGCCGGAACCCCATCGACATGTGGGCCGCGACCTCACGGACCCGCCAGCCCGCGCACAGGCTGGGCTCGTCCCACTGGTCGTCCCGCAGGCCGTCGAGCAGATCGGCCAACTCCTGGCGTTCCGCCGCGATCAAGGCCCTGACCTCGGCCTTGTGCCCTTGCTGAGAAGTCGTGTTCGCCATGCGGTCCAGCCTGGCGCCAACGGGGCCATACCTCCAATAGATTGATGTGCTGCGCATTAGAATCACTGGTTATGGAGCTCCGCCAGTTGCGCTACCTCGTCGCCGTCGTCGACGAGGGCGGTTTCACCCGCGCCGCCGCCCGGCTGCATCTGGCCCAGCCCGGACTGAGCGCCCAGATACGCCAGTTGGAGAAGGAACTCGGGCAGCCGCTGCTCGACCGGTCCGGCCGGTCGGTGACGCCGACCGAGGTGGGCCGGGCCGTCCTGCCGTACGCGCGGGCCGCGCTGGCCGCCGCCCACGCGGTACGGCAGACCGTGGACGAGCACACCGGACTGCTGCGCGGCAAGGTCACGCTCGGGCTGGTCTCCGGCGCCACCGGTCATGCTTTCGACGTCGCCGCGTTCCTCGCGGACTTCCACGCTTCCCATCCCGCCCTGGAGATCGCGCTGACCGAGGACACCTCGGAGCGGATGCAGGCCGCGCTCCTGGCCGGCGAGATCGACATCGCCCTCCTCGGGCCCACGGCGGAGGAGCCTCCTCCGGGACTCTCCTACCGGACGGTCATCGACGCTCCACTCGGCGCCGCCGTCGCACCCGGGCACCCGCTGCTCGGCCCCGCCGACCGCACCGCGGTACCGCTGGCCGAGCTGCGCGACCGGCCGCTGATCTGTCTGCCGCGCGGAACCGGCGTACGGGCCGCCCTCGAACGGGGCTGCGCCCGGGCGGGGTTCCGGCCCCGGGTCGCCTTCGAGGCGGCGTCCCCGCAGGTCCTCGCGCAGCTCGCCGCCCGCGGCCTGGGCGTCGCCGTGCTGCCGCTCGGGGAGGAGGGGTCAGGCGTCGGCGACGGGCTGCGCGCCCTGCGCCTCCTGGGGGCGGGCCTGCGTGCCCGTATCGTCCTCGCCCGGCCGGCCAGCGGGCCTACGAGCCCTGCGGCGCGTGCCCTGCTGGACCGTCTGGGTGAGGCCCTGCCCGACGTCTCCGAGGGTGCGGGGGCGGGATCACCGTTCTGACCAGGTGATCGCGCCCGTGCCCAGGCCGATCACGGCCCGGGGCAGCATGGGCTCGTCACTGCGGCGGGAGAGCAGCACGACCTCGTGGACCCGTGCCGCCGTGCTGCCCAGGCGGGCCGTGCACTGCGCGGTCAGGCTCCGCGGCTCGTGGGTGCGCCCGAGCGAGAGGTGCGGTGTGAACGCCGGGAACCGGCCGCGGCATCCCGGGAAGGGCTCCGCCAGGCTCTCCTGGAGCGCCGCCCACGGGGCGAGGCCGGCCGCGGCGGGGTCCAGCCACACGGTGGCGTAGGCACGGTGCCGGAACGCGTGCACCCCGCTGAGCCTGATGGCGAAGGGCTCGATACCGGTCGCCGCGGCGGCCAGCAGCGGGGCGGCCCGGTAGAAATCGGCCTCCGGGACGAAGCCGAAGACCAGGTTCACGTGCGGGGGCCAGCGGCGGATCTGCGGGTCGTGCTCGGCCCGGATGCTCTGGATCGCCGGCCACAGCCCGTCCGGAGGAAGCCACACGACGGCGGTCCGGGGCGTGGGGGCCACCGTGAGGAAGCCGGGGGACGCGTTCACACGGCCATCATGCCCCCGGACCCCCGGCCGACCGCCGGTCCGGCCTCCCGTTCGCTCAGCCGGTGAAGGATCCGTGGCGGCCGGCTCCTGCCGCGAAGCGGTCGGCGCCGGCCTGCGTCTCGCCGGCCGTGAGCGGTACGAGGCCGTGCCGGTATTCGGCGGCCAGGGCATCCCGCTCGCCCAGACCGTGCTGTTCCCGTACGGAGAGCCGGTCGTGCCGCAGGCACAGCTGCGGGAACCCGGCGATCTCGTGCGCGAGGCGTTCCGCCGCGCGGCGGGCCTCGCCGGGTGGTACGAGGCGGTTGACCAGACCGATCGCGTGCGCCTCGGCAGCGGTCACGGGGCGGCCGGTGAGGATGAGGTCCATGGCGCGGCTCTCGCCGATCAGGCGGGGCAGCCGCACCGTACCGCCGTCGATGAGGGGCACGCCCCAGCGGCGGCAGAACACCCCGAACGTCGCGTCCTCCTCGGCCACCCGCAGATCGCACCACAGGGCCAGTTCGAGGCCGCCGGCCACCGCGTGACCGCTGATCGCGGCGATCACCGGCTTGGTCAGGTCCATCCGCGTGGGGCCCATGGGCCCGTCGCCCTCGGCCAGCACCCGGTTGCCACGGTCGGTCCCGACTGCCTTCAGGTCCGCGCCCGCGCAGAACGTACCGCCGTCGCCCCACAGGACGGCGACGGACGCGTCCTCGTCCGCTTCGAACGCTCGGAAGGCGTCGGCGAGCCGGGTCGCGGTCGGGCCGTCGACCGCGTTGCGGGCGCCCGGGCGGCCGAGGACCACCGTGGTGACGGGCCCGTCCCGTTCGATCCGGACGGAGTCCGGTTCTGCGGGCGGGGCGGGGGGCGGCGCCCCTGCCGGTTCGGAGGTCGTGGCCACGGCGGATCTCCATGGGTCGAGTGATGTCGTCGGACGCGCGGGAGGTGCGGACGACCACTCTGGAGCAATCACGGCCCCGGCACGAGAGGGGGCGCGGGCCGGGGGACTCCCATCGGCCCGGACACGCACGTTCGGACCAGGCCGAACGGGGTATACGCCTTGTCCCGATCCTATGCAGAGACCCGGGCGGTGAGACCGAGATGTCCCAGTGCAAGATCCCCGACTACCGCACCGGCCACCGCGGCCGCCACTGGACCCATGCCCTGCGCAGTGCCCAGCGGGCCGGGGCCGTGATCGTCACCGACGACACCCGTGAGCCGGTCACCTACGCCCATGACGGCACCGGGCCCGGCCGCTTCCGGCCCTGGCTCACCGCCGCCGGAGACCGCTACGACAGCCACGACGTCCACCCCGAGTGGTAGGCCGTGGCCGCCCGGCGCGGCCGCGTGTTCAGGCGCCCGGCTGCCCGGCAGTACAGGAGGGGCACAGCCCGCGGTAGACGACCTCGACCTCGGACACCGCGAAGCCGAACCGCTCCTGCGCCGGCAGCCCGGCCAGGGGGTCGCCGGTCGGGTGGACGTCGCGGATGAGCCCGCAGCCGGAGCACACCAGGTGCTGGTGCGGCCGGTGCGCGTTGGGGTCGTAGCGCTTGGCCCGTCCGTGCGCGGAGAGCTCCGCGACCTCACCGAGGGCGACGAGCTCGCCCAGCGTGTTGTAGACGCTGGCCCGGGAGATCTCCGGCAGTCGCCCGGCCGCACGGGCGTGCACCTCGTCGGCGGTGAGGTGCACGTGCTCGCCGTCGAGGACCTCCGCGACGACACGCCGCTGGGACGTCATGCGCCAGCCGCGCCCCCGCAGCCGTTCCAGCAGGTCACTCATTTCGGCTCACCAGTTCACGCTCGGCGGGACACAAGGACTTCGGCGGGCCCTGCCGCGGGCCCGAAAAAGCGAGCTACAGATTACCCGGCGGAGAATGGCGGCCGGGGCATTCACACCGGCGCAGCGATAACGATGATCGTACGATCTCTTCCCTTCTTGCCTTTCCCGTGCGGGCCGGGTAGCGGGAATGCTGGTTGGGCGGGCGTGCCCTGCGTGTTCTCTCCGCCGCGCGGTCCCCGGTGCGCGACCATACGGACGCTGTCAAGAGCGAGCAGCCAGCCGATGGAAGCACCGAGACAGGAAGAAGGACGGACGTGTCCGGCAGCGAAAGCGAGAACCCCGCAATCCCCTCCCCGACACCCGAGCCCACTCGTCCCAGGACGAACCGGGACTGGTGGCCGAATCAGCTGGACCTTCAGGTTCTCCACCAGAACTCGCCCCAGGCCAGTCCGATGGGCGAGGACTTCGACTACGCGGAAGAATTCGCGACCCTGGACGTCGACGCGCTGAAGCGGGACGTCTTCGAGGTGATGACCACGTCGCAGGACTGGTGGCCTGCCGACTACGGCCACTACGGGCCGCTCTTCATCCGGATGAGCTGGCACGCCGCGGGCACCTACCGCATCGCCGACGGCCGCGGCGGCGGCGGTTCCGGCGCGCAGCGCTTCGCCCCCCTCAACAGCTGGCCCGACAACGCGAGTCTGGACAAGGCGCGCCGTCTGCTCTGGCCGGTCAAGCAGAAGTACGGCCGGAAGATCTCCTGGGCCGACCTGCTGGTGTTCGCAGGCAACTGCGCAATGGAGTCGATGGGGTTCAAGACTTTCGGTTTCGGCTTCGGGCGGGAGGACATCTGGGAGCCCGAGGAAGTCTTCTGGGGGTCCGAGGACACCTGGCTCGGAGATGCGCGCTACAGCGGTGACCGGGAACTCACCGGACCTTTCGGCGCCGTGCAGATGGGGCTGATCTACGTCAATCCCGAGGGCCCCAACGGAAATCCGGATCCGATCGCCGCCGCCAGGGACATTCGTGAGACGTTCGCGCGCATGGCGATGAACGACGAGGAGACGGTCGCGCTCATCGTCGGCGGCCACACCTTCGGCAAGTGCCACGGGGCGGTCGATCCCGAATACGTCGGTCCGGAGCCGGAAGCCGCCCCGCTGGAGCAGCAGGGCCTCGGCTGGCACAACTCGTACGGCAGCGGCAGCGGCGTCGACGCGATCACCAGCGGGCTCGAGGGCGCCTGGACGACCGAGCCGACCAAGTGGGACAACGGGTACCTGGACAACCTGTTCAGGTACGACTGGGAGTTGACGACGAGCCCGGCCGGGGCGCAGCAGTGGACCCCCAAGGATCCCGCGGCCCAGGGCACGGTGCCGGACGCGCACGATCCGTCCAAGCGGCACGCACCGATGATGCTGACGACGGACCTCTCGCTGAAGCTGGATCCGGTCTACGCGCCGATCTCGAAGAGCTTCCACGAGAACCCGGACAAGCTCGCGGAGGCGTTCGCCAAGGCCTGGTACAAGCTGCTGCACCGCGACATGGGGCCGATCTCGCGGTACCTCGGCCCGTGGATCCCCGAACCGCAGCTGTGGCAGGACCCCGTTCCCGCGGTCGACCACGAGCTGGTCTCGGCCGGGGACGTGGCCGCGCTCAAGGGCCGGATCCTCGCCTCCGGGCTGACCGTCTCCCAACTGGTCACCACGGCGTGGGCGTCGGCGGCCAGCTTCCGCTCCACCGACAAGCGCGGCGGGGCGAACGGCGCCCGCATCCGGCTCGCACCGCAGAAGGACTGGGAGGTCAACGACCTGCCCGAGGTGGCTCAGGTGGTACAGACCCTCGAAGGGATCCAGCAGGACTTCAACGGCTCACAGGGCGGCGGAACCAAGGTTTCGCTGGCCGACCTGATCGTCCTGGGCGGGTGCGCGGCGATCGAGCAGGCCGCGAAGAACGCCGGGCTCGACATCACCGTCCCGTTCGCGCCCGGGCGCACGGACGCCACGCAGGAGCAGACCGACGTGGAGTCGTTCGCCGTGCTCGAACCGCGGGCCGACGGGTTCCGCAACTACCTCCAGGCGGGCGAGAAGCTGTCGCCGGAGACCCTGCTGCTGGACCGCGCGAGCATGCTGGACCTGACGGCGCCCGAGATGACGGTGCTGATCGGCGGCATGCGGGCCCTGAACACGGGCTTCCGGCAGTCCCGGCACGGTGTGTTCACCGACCGGCCGGAGACCCTGACGAACGACTTCTTCGTCAACCTGCTGGACATGGGTACGCAGTGGAAGGCGTCAGCCACGGACGAGAACGTGTTCGAGGGCCGTGCCGGCGGCAAGGGCGAGCCCCGGTGGACCGCGACCGCCGTGGACCTCGTCTTCGGTTCGAACTCCCAGCTCCGGGCACTCTCTGAGGTCTACGCCTCCAAGGACGCGCGGGAGCAGTTCGTCCGTGACTTCGTGGCGGCCTGGGACAAGGTGATGAACCTCGACCGGTTCGACCTCGTCTGACGCGGACGTCCCGGCCGGCCGCTCGTGGCGGCCGACCGGGACTCCGGACGGCGTGTCAGGAAATGCGTCAGAGCGCGCTCTTCGACGCGGTGGAGACGACGCACTCCTTGTACTCGCTGCCGTCGCCCTTGCCGGTGTACGGCGCGGTGGCCTCGGTCTGCTGGGACGCACCGGCCTTGACCTTGAGGCTGTTCACCCGGGCCGTGGCCGCGACCGCGCTCGAGCCGGCGGCCGGGTTGAACTTCATGGTGACGTTGTAGGTGTAGTCCACCGAACCGCTGTTGGTGACGGTCAGGCGG includes these proteins:
- a CDS encoding crotonase/enoyl-CoA hydratase family protein, which translates into the protein MERDGPVTTVVLGRPGARNAVDGPTATRLADAFRAFEADEDASVAVLWGDGGTFCAGADLKAVGTDRGNRVLAEGDGPMGPTRMDLTKPVIAAISGHAVAGGLELALWCDLRVAEEDATFGVFCRRWGVPLIDGGTVRLPRLIGESRAMDLILTGRPVTAAEAHAIGLVNRLVPPGEARRAAERLAHEIAGFPQLCLRHDRLSVREQHGLGERDALAAEYRHGLVPLTAGETQAGADRFAAGAGRHGSFTG
- a CDS encoding Fur family transcriptional regulator yields the protein MSDLLERLRGRGWRMTSQRRVVAEVLDGEHVHLTADEVHARAAGRLPEISRASVYNTLGELVALGEVAELSAHGRAKRYDPNAHRPHQHLVCSGCGLIRDVHPTGDPLAGLPAQERFGFAVSEVEVVYRGLCPSCTAGQPGA
- the katG gene encoding catalase/peroxidase HPI: MSGSESENPAIPSPTPEPTRPRTNRDWWPNQLDLQVLHQNSPQASPMGEDFDYAEEFATLDVDALKRDVFEVMTTSQDWWPADYGHYGPLFIRMSWHAAGTYRIADGRGGGGSGAQRFAPLNSWPDNASLDKARRLLWPVKQKYGRKISWADLLVFAGNCAMESMGFKTFGFGFGREDIWEPEEVFWGSEDTWLGDARYSGDRELTGPFGAVQMGLIYVNPEGPNGNPDPIAAARDIRETFARMAMNDEETVALIVGGHTFGKCHGAVDPEYVGPEPEAAPLEQQGLGWHNSYGSGSGVDAITSGLEGAWTTEPTKWDNGYLDNLFRYDWELTTSPAGAQQWTPKDPAAQGTVPDAHDPSKRHAPMMLTTDLSLKLDPVYAPISKSFHENPDKLAEAFAKAWYKLLHRDMGPISRYLGPWIPEPQLWQDPVPAVDHELVSAGDVAALKGRILASGLTVSQLVTTAWASAASFRSTDKRGGANGARIRLAPQKDWEVNDLPEVAQVVQTLEGIQQDFNGSQGGGTKVSLADLIVLGGCAAIEQAAKNAGLDITVPFAPGRTDATQEQTDVESFAVLEPRADGFRNYLQAGEKLSPETLLLDRASMLDLTAPEMTVLIGGMRALNTGFRQSRHGVFTDRPETLTNDFFVNLLDMGTQWKASATDENVFEGRAGGKGEPRWTATAVDLVFGSNSQLRALSEVYASKDAREQFVRDFVAAWDKVMNLDRFDLV